Proteins encoded in a region of the Paenibacillus sp. E222 genome:
- a CDS encoding aspartate/glutamate racemase family protein: protein MKTIGLIGGMSWESSLEYYRIINEEVKTKLGGLHSAKCILYSVDFEEIERYQAEGEWESAGKLLGNAAQSLEKAGAEMIVICTNTMHKVINHIEEKVSLPVVHIADSTANQIQKSKISTVGLLGTKYTMEQDFYKTRIEHNGIKVLIPNEEDRKVINEIIYDELCLGEIKPLSRDYYKKVIKRLVDNGAEGIILGCTEIGLLVKPEDSEVPLFDTTRIHAIESVNLALAK, encoded by the coding sequence ATGAAAACTATTGGCCTTATTGGTGGAATGAGCTGGGAGTCATCGCTAGAATATTATCGAATTATTAACGAAGAAGTGAAAACTAAATTGGGAGGATTGCATTCAGCCAAGTGCATTTTATATAGCGTGGATTTCGAAGAGATCGAGCGCTATCAAGCTGAGGGAGAATGGGAAAGCGCTGGAAAATTATTAGGCAATGCTGCTCAGTCTTTGGAAAAGGCAGGAGCTGAAATGATTGTAATTTGTACAAATACGATGCATAAAGTGATTAATCATATTGAAGAAAAAGTTAGCTTACCCGTTGTACACATTGCTGATTCAACAGCCAACCAGATTCAAAAGTCCAAAATAAGTACAGTTGGTTTACTTGGCACCAAATATACGATGGAACAAGATTTTTATAAAACACGTATTGAGCATAACGGCATTAAGGTTTTGATACCGAATGAAGAGGATCGAAAAGTGATCAATGAAATAATATATGACGAATTATGCTTAGGTGAAATTAAACCCTTATCAAGGGACTATTATAAAAAGGTGATCAAGAGGTTAGTTGACAATGGAGCTGAAGGAATAATATTAGGTTGTACCGAAATTGGATTATTAGTTAAACCGGAGGATTCAGAAGTGCCCTTATTTGACACAACACGTATACATGCCATTGAATCTGTTAATCTGGCATTAGCCAAATAA
- a CDS encoding iron-containing alcohol dehydrogenase family protein, producing the protein MITVKAPAVYVHEANILEQSGSRIAQLGQHVLIIAGESALEAVKPYLLPSLEEHKIKFHVQLFHGEVTTGQIDTFTQQAFDLDVDLIIGVGGGKVLDLSKAVAEQAQLPIVTVPTIAATCAAWSALTVLYDEQGQSAGYRPLRRSPNLVLADSHILASAPRRYLAAGIGDTLVKWHEFAVNLSGNATSLTLRNSVSTAKLALDILEAHAIEVYESTDTTGSTPQFRDVADAIIVLAGLVGSISDGSLHAAIAHGLHDSLTKLPETHASLHGEKVAFGLFTQWILEGKAGDELHELTTLLHKLNLPITLAELGIQQQPQEAAARIAAGLQLREGSAAHLSFGVSTAQVTEAILQADRIGQAFIESNDSIESNGSITKFTESVESNENNSYTKEVSSL; encoded by the coding sequence ATGATTACTGTTAAAGCACCCGCAGTATACGTACACGAGGCTAACATTCTTGAGCAAAGTGGTTCGCGGATTGCACAGCTTGGGCAGCATGTTCTCATTATCGCCGGTGAGTCTGCATTAGAAGCCGTGAAGCCTTACCTTCTTCCTTCACTGGAGGAGCATAAGATCAAATTCCATGTGCAGTTGTTTCATGGTGAGGTTACAACAGGCCAGATTGATACTTTTACGCAGCAAGCTTTCGATCTGGATGTTGATCTGATTATCGGCGTCGGTGGTGGTAAAGTGCTCGATCTGTCCAAAGCAGTGGCCGAGCAAGCCCAATTGCCCATTGTAACAGTCCCAACGATTGCCGCAACCTGTGCCGCCTGGTCCGCCTTAACCGTGCTCTATGATGAACAGGGACAATCTGCAGGCTATCGTCCCCTGCGGCGTTCGCCTAATCTCGTTCTGGCTGATTCTCATATTCTGGCGAGTGCACCAAGACGGTATTTGGCCGCTGGGATCGGTGACACACTCGTAAAATGGCATGAGTTCGCCGTTAATCTAAGTGGCAACGCCACCAGTCTCACTCTTCGAAACAGTGTCAGCACTGCCAAGCTTGCACTTGATATTCTTGAAGCGCACGCCATCGAAGTCTATGAATCTACCGATACAACCGGTAGTACACCCCAATTCCGTGATGTTGCCGATGCCATTATTGTGCTCGCCGGCCTTGTAGGCAGCATTAGTGATGGATCACTTCATGCCGCGATTGCTCACGGGCTGCATGACAGCCTCACCAAATTACCCGAAACACACGCTTCGCTACATGGAGAAAAGGTAGCCTTTGGACTCTTCACCCAGTGGATTCTTGAAGGCAAAGCAGGGGATGAGCTTCATGAGCTGACCACGCTGTTACATAAGCTGAATCTGCCTATCACTCTTGCTGAGCTTGGCATACAACAACAGCCTCAGGAAGCTGCTGCACGCATTGCAGCAGGACTACAGCTGCGGGAAGGCAGTGCGGCACATCTCTCCTTCGGAGTTAGCACAGCGCAGGTAACTGAAGCCATTCTTCAGGCAGACCGTATCGGCCAGGCATTTATCGAATCCAATGATTCTATTGAGTCCAATGGATCTATCACTAAATTCACTGAGTCCGTTGAGTCCAATGAGAACAACTCATACACCAAGGAGGTTTCCTCCCTATGA